One window from the genome of Bacillus weihaiensis encodes:
- a CDS encoding capping complex subunit for YIEGIA — MSALEKYILAIITTDSTKASGGTAVFICKTKEEMDFYAKNLEAILDGIAHAIGEDMYIVVKH, encoded by the coding sequence GTGAGTGCATTAGAAAAATATATTTTAGCTATTATAACAACAGATTCTACAAAAGCCTCAGGTGGAACAGCTGTTTTTATATGTAAAACAAAAGAGGAAATGGACTTTTATGCGAAAAACTTAGAAGCTATTTTGGATGGAATTGCCCATGCTATTGGAGAGGATATGTACATTGTTGTTAAACACTAA
- the der gene encoding ribosome biogenesis GTPase Der — protein MAKPVVAIVGRPNVGKSTIFNRIVGERVSIVEDIPGVTRDRIYSAGEWLTYNFNIIDTGGIDIGDEPFLAQIRTQAEIAIDEADVIIFLTNVREGVTAADEEVAKILYKSNKPVVLAVNKVDNPEMRANIYDFYSLGFGEPFPISGSHGLGLGDLLDEVAKHFKNIGAEDYDDTTIKFSLIGRPNVGKSSLVNAILGEDRVIVSDIAGTTRDAIDTVYKYEGQEFVIIDTAGMRKKGKVYETTEKYSVLRALKAIDRSDVILVVINGEEGIIEQDKHIAGYAHDAGKAVVIVVNKWDAVEKDERTMKEFEENIRDHFKFLDYAPIVFLSAITKKRIHTLMPKIILASENHARRVPTNVLNDVIMDAVAMNPTPTHKGKRLKIFYTSQVAVKPPTFVVFVNDPELMHFSYERFLENKIRASFEFEGTPIKIFTRERK, from the coding sequence ATGGCAAAACCAGTTGTAGCTATTGTTGGTAGACCGAATGTAGGAAAATCAACAATTTTTAATCGAATTGTTGGTGAGAGAGTTTCAATTGTAGAAGATATACCAGGTGTAACAAGAGATAGAATTTATAGCGCAGGAGAATGGTTAACTTATAACTTTAATATTATTGACACGGGTGGAATTGATATTGGTGATGAACCGTTCTTAGCTCAAATTCGAACTCAAGCTGAAATTGCAATCGATGAGGCAGATGTTATTATCTTCTTAACGAATGTACGTGAAGGTGTTACCGCAGCTGATGAAGAAGTAGCGAAAATCTTATATAAGTCTAATAAACCTGTCGTTTTAGCTGTAAATAAAGTAGATAATCCTGAAATGAGAGCTAATATTTATGATTTTTATTCTCTAGGCTTCGGTGAGCCTTTCCCAATTTCCGGTTCCCATGGACTTGGATTAGGGGATTTATTAGATGAAGTAGCAAAACACTTCAAAAACATAGGTGCTGAAGATTACGATGACACAACGATTAAATTCTCATTAATAGGTAGACCAAATGTTGGGAAATCTTCACTTGTAAATGCAATCTTAGGGGAAGATCGTGTCATTGTAAGTGATATTGCAGGAACAACGCGTGATGCAATTGATACTGTATACAAATATGAAGGTCAAGAATTTGTTATCATAGATACTGCAGGGATGCGTAAAAAGGGTAAGGTTTATGAAACAACGGAGAAATATAGTGTTTTACGTGCATTAAAAGCAATCGATCGTTCGGATGTAATTTTAGTCGTGATTAACGGTGAAGAAGGTATCATTGAACAGGACAAACATATCGCTGGCTATGCACATGATGCAGGTAAAGCAGTCGTGATTGTTGTGAACAAATGGGATGCTGTTGAGAAGGACGAGCGTACTATGAAGGAATTTGAAGAAAATATTCGTGATCACTTTAAATTCTTAGATTATGCTCCGATTGTCTTCTTATCTGCTATTACAAAGAAGCGAATACACACTTTAATGCCTAAAATTATACTAGCTAGTGAAAATCATGCTAGAAGAGTACCTACTAATGTGTTAAATGATGTCATTATGGATGCTGTTGCCATGAATCCAACCCCTACACATAAAGGGAAACGATTGAAAATTTTCTATACATCACAAGTAGCTGTCAAGCCGCCTACATTTGTTGTTTTTGTAAATGATCCGGAATTAATGCACTTCTCATACGAAAGGTTCTTAGAAAATAAAATAAGAGCAAGCTTTGAATTTGAGGGTACACCTATCAAGATCTTTACTAGAGAGAGAAAATAA
- a CDS encoding DUF2768 domain-containing protein, which produces MNIALMKMWISFASMGFMFISIILIYLSRYKLRGVFKVIVTILAYLFMIVAGMIILFVVFSGPVSE; this is translated from the coding sequence ATGAATATAGCACTTATGAAAATGTGGATATCATTTGCTTCAATGGGTTTTATGTTTATTTCAATTATCCTCATCTATTTAAGTCGCTATAAATTAAGAGGAGTCTTTAAAGTAATCGTTACCATTTTAGCCTACCTATTTATGATTGTTGCAGGAATGATTATTCTTTTTGTTGTGTTTAGTGGACCTGTTTCTGAATAA
- the hbs gene encoding non-specific DNA-binding protein Hbs, with protein MNKTELINAVAEASELSKKDATKAVDAVFDTILDALKDGDKVQLIGFGNFEVRERAARKGRNPQTGEEIEIAASKVPAFKPGKALKDAVAGK; from the coding sequence ATGAATAAAACAGAACTAATCAACGCAGTAGCAGAAGCTAGTGAGTTATCTAAAAAAGACGCAACAAAAGCAGTTGATGCTGTTTTCGATACAATTTTAGATGCACTAAAAGACGGTGATAAAGTACAACTTATCGGTTTCGGTAACTTTGAAGTACGTGAGCGTGCGGCTCGTAAAGGTCGTAACCCACAAACTGGTGAAGAAATCGAAATCGCTGCAAGCAAGGTGCCTGCTTTCAAACCAGGTAAAGCACTTAAAGATGCAGTAGCAGGTAAATAA
- the spoIVA gene encoding stage IV sporulation protein A has translation MEKVDIFKDIAERTGGDIYLGVVGAVRTGKSTFIKKFMELVVLPNIDNESDKARAQDELPQSAAGKTIMTTEPKFVPNQAVSIHVDEGLDVNIRLVDCVGYTVPGAKGYEDENGPRMINTPWYEEPIPFHEAAEIGTRKVIQEHSTLGCVITTDGSIGDIPRHDYLEAEARVIDELKEVGKPFIMIINTVHPHHPETEALRQQLNEKYDIPVLAMSVESMRESDVMNVLRESLYEFPVLEVNVNLPSWVMVLRENHWLRQSYQEAVKDTVKDIKRLRDVDRVVGQFSEYDFISRASLAGIEMGQGIAEIDLYAPDDLYDQILKEVVGVEIRGKDHLLQLMQDFAYAKAEYDQVADALKMVKQTGYGIAAPALADMSLDEPEIIRQGSRFGVRLKAVAPSIHMIKVDVESEFAPIIGTEKQSEELVRYLMQDFEDNPLSIWNSDIFGRSLSSIVREGIQAKLSLMPENARYKLKETLERIINEGSGGLIAIIL, from the coding sequence TTGGAAAAAGTAGATATTTTCAAGGATATCGCTGAACGAACTGGTGGCGATATATATTTAGGAGTAGTTGGTGCAGTAAGAACAGGTAAATCTACTTTTATTAAAAAGTTCATGGAATTAGTTGTACTACCTAACATTGACAATGAATCTGACAAAGCTAGAGCTCAAGACGAATTACCACAAAGTGCAGCTGGTAAAACAATTATGACGACTGAGCCTAAATTTGTCCCAAATCAAGCTGTTTCCATCCATGTTGATGAGGGACTTGATGTCAATATTAGATTAGTAGACTGTGTAGGTTACACTGTTCCTGGTGCAAAAGGATATGAGGATGAAAACGGTCCTCGTATGATTAATACTCCTTGGTATGAAGAGCCGATACCATTTCATGAGGCGGCAGAAATTGGTACACGAAAAGTTATTCAAGAGCATTCCACTTTAGGTTGTGTCATTACGACTGATGGATCCATCGGAGATATTCCACGTCATGACTACCTAGAGGCTGAAGCTCGAGTTATTGACGAGTTAAAAGAGGTTGGAAAACCGTTTATTATGATTATAAATACGGTTCATCCTCACCACCCTGAAACAGAAGCCCTTCGCCAACAATTAAATGAGAAATATGATATTCCAGTGTTAGCTATGAGTGTAGAAAGTATGAGAGAATCTGATGTAATGAATGTATTAAGAGAATCTCTCTATGAGTTCCCTGTTCTTGAAGTCAATGTGAACTTACCAAGCTGGGTAATGGTTTTAAGAGAAAATCATTGGTTAAGACAGAGCTATCAAGAAGCGGTTAAAGATACTGTAAAAGATATTAAACGATTACGCGATGTTGACCGTGTGGTTGGTCAGTTTAGTGAATATGATTTTATTAGCAGAGCAAGCTTAGCTGGCATTGAAATGGGTCAAGGAATTGCTGAAATCGACCTATATGCTCCAGATGACTTATATGATCAAATTTTAAAAGAAGTGGTTGGAGTAGAAATTCGTGGAAAAGACCATCTGTTACAGTTAATGCAAGACTTTGCATATGCAAAAGCCGAGTATGATCAAGTAGCGGATGCACTGAAAATGGTCAAACAAACGGGCTATGGAATTGCGGCACCAGCACTTGCTGATATGAGTTTAGATGAACCTGAAATCATTCGCCAAGGTTCTAGATTCGGTGTTCGTTTAAAAGCGGTAGCACCTTCTATCCATATGATAAAAGTGGATGTTGAATCTGAGTTCGCACCAATTATCGGCACAGAGAAGCAATCGGAAGAACTTGTTCGGTATTTGATGCAAGACTTCGAAGATAATCCATTATCAATATGGAATTCAGATATTTTTGGAAGAAGCTTAAGCTCAATTGTTCGTGAAGGGATTCAAGCAAAACTATCATTAATGCCTGAAAATGCTCGCTATAAATTAAAAGAAACATTAGAAAGAATTATTAATGAAGGTTCCGGTGGTTTAATCGCAATCATCTTATAA
- the mtrB gene encoding trp RNA-binding attenuation protein MtrB produces MSQKNDFVVIKAIEDGVNVIGLTRGSDTRFHHSEKLDKGEVMIAQFTEHTSAIKIRGKAQIQTSIGELESDSRK; encoded by the coding sequence ATGAGTCAAAAAAATGACTTTGTAGTGATAAAAGCTATTGAAGATGGTGTGAATGTTATTGGTCTAACTAGAGGATCAGATACGCGTTTTCATCACTCTGAGAAACTAGACAAAGGTGAAGTTATGATCGCACAATTCACAGAACATACCTCTGCGATAAAAATTAGAGGAAAAGCTCAAATCCAAACTAGTATTGGTGAATTAGAGAGTGATTCAAGAAAATGA
- the folE gene encoding GTP cyclohydrolase I FolE: MGQVNHEQIEHAVRLILEAIGEDPTREGLVDTPKRVAKMYAEVFSGLNEEPSEYFQTVFGEDHEELVLVKDIPFYSMCEHHLVPFFGKAHVAYIPKGGKVTGLSKLARAVEAVAKRPQLQERITSTIADSISHSLHPHGVMVVVEAEHMCMTMRGVKKPGARTITSAVRGVFQKDDASRQEVLALIKGF; encoded by the coding sequence ATGGGACAAGTTAATCATGAGCAAATTGAACATGCAGTTAGATTAATACTTGAGGCAATTGGTGAAGATCCAACACGTGAAGGTTTGGTAGATACTCCTAAAAGAGTGGCAAAAATGTATGCTGAAGTTTTCAGTGGATTAAATGAAGAACCTTCAGAGTACTTTCAGACTGTTTTTGGTGAAGATCATGAGGAACTAGTTCTTGTAAAGGATATCCCATTTTATTCAATGTGTGAACATCATTTAGTCCCTTTTTTTGGTAAAGCACATGTAGCATATATTCCAAAAGGCGGTAAAGTTACTGGTCTTAGTAAATTGGCAAGAGCTGTAGAAGCTGTAGCAAAAAGACCGCAGTTGCAGGAAAGAATTACATCAACAATAGCAGATAGTATTAGTCATTCCCTTCATCCGCACGGTGTAATGGTGGTAGTTGAGGCTGAACACATGTGTATGACGATGAGAGGGGTTAAAAAGCCAGGTGCAAGAACGATTACCTCGGCGGTTCGAGGAGTATTTCAAAAAGATGATGCTTCTAGACAAGAAGTGTTAGCATTAATCAAAGGGTTTTAA
- a CDS encoding NAD(P)H-dependent glycerol-3-phosphate dehydrogenase, translated as MENITVLGAGSWGTALAIVLADNRHNVKLWGHRSTLIDEINGNRRNEKYLPGIDLPERIKGVSQLDESLKDTSTIVLAVPTKAIRGVLAEVKNIAIEPLTIVHVSKGIEPDTLLRISEIIEEEMPSHLLKDVVVLSGPSHAEEVSQRQITTVTSSSKNMKAAEYVQDLFINHYFRVYTNPDIIGVEIGGALKNIIALAAGITDGLGYGDNSKAALITRGLAEIARLGSVMGGNPLTFSGLTGIGDLIVTCTSVHSRNWRAGNLLGKGQNLDEVLENMGMVVEGVRTTKAAFQLAQKYNVKMPITEALYDVLFNDRLPKDAVDTLMARVKTHEMEDLVNIMEKR; from the coding sequence ATGGAGAATATTACTGTCTTAGGTGCCGGAAGTTGGGGGACTGCACTAGCCATTGTTCTAGCCGATAATAGGCATAACGTTAAGTTGTGGGGACATCGGTCCACATTAATTGACGAAATTAACGGAAATAGACGCAATGAAAAATATTTACCTGGCATTGATCTTCCTGAAAGAATTAAAGGTGTTTCACAACTGGATGAAAGCTTAAAGGATACTTCAACTATTGTTTTAGCTGTTCCAACTAAGGCAATAAGAGGTGTGTTAGCGGAAGTGAAGAATATCGCTATAGAGCCGTTAACCATTGTGCATGTGAGCAAAGGAATAGAACCCGACACTTTACTTCGGATATCAGAGATTATTGAGGAAGAGATGCCTTCTCATTTACTAAAAGATGTGGTCGTATTATCAGGACCGAGTCATGCAGAAGAAGTGAGTCAAAGGCAAATTACGACGGTTACATCTTCTTCAAAAAACATGAAAGCAGCGGAGTATGTTCAGGATCTATTTATTAATCATTATTTTCGAGTTTACACAAATCCTGATATTATTGGAGTGGAAATCGGTGGAGCTTTAAAGAACATTATTGCTTTAGCCGCAGGTATTACAGATGGATTAGGTTATGGAGATAATTCAAAAGCCGCTCTAATTACACGCGGACTAGCTGAAATTGCTAGGTTAGGAAGTGTGATGGGAGGAAATCCATTAACCTTTTCAGGACTAACAGGAATTGGAGACTTAATCGTAACATGTACAAGTGTGCACTCTAGAAATTGGCGAGCCGGAAATTTATTAGGAAAAGGTCAAAACCTAGATGAAGTACTTGAAAACATGGGAATGGTAGTAGAAGGAGTAAGAACAACAAAGGCTGCATTTCAATTAGCCCAAAAGTATAATGTGAAAATGCCGATAACAGAGGCTTTATACGATGTGCTTTTCAACGATCGCTTACCTAAAGATGCAGTTGATACTTTAATGGCAAGAGTGAAAACACATGAAATGGAAGACTTAGTTAATATCATGGAAAAACGCTAA